Proteins encoded by one window of Dreissena polymorpha isolate Duluth1 chromosome 11, UMN_Dpol_1.0, whole genome shotgun sequence:
- the LOC127849732 gene encoding putative transporter SVOPL encodes MDFSLADGRIFFTNTHERFFEDDNVDIRTRLPGERRRSSCDADRKFTVEEAVEVLGVGWFQFRLWAITGLFSMADACEMMLLAVLSPELRCQWGLSQTHVALITTVVFIGMGTASPFWGILADRYGRRNNLMLASVVVWYFGLLTSFSPSYFWLLLLRGLVGAGMAGMPHGYVNAYMNRVCWATGTMFEITLSAIVIPRLGWRWLLALSSIPCLAIIVLFRYLPMSARYLVGAGRKEEAFRILQSIAKINKTQLPEGELVEEMQDQRGHPKLLFSRSYLRTTLQLWVLWFGTALTYYGMVLASAEILQLHNAKTAGGQTCKCSGLKTDDYVSMIFSTLGEYISLPLNMLLIDVIGRRYTGAVNFVGCSVFFLLIQVHVSQEMLTFFIFMVRGFSTGIFNFVYIYTTEVYPTSIRASGLGTSSTCARVGAMITPFLAQVLLDASLSAAVWVYACICFVCAAVAALLPIETKGRALPQIVT; translated from the exons ATGGATTTTAGTCTTGCTGACGGTAGAATATTCTTCACCA ACACACACGAGCGGTTTTTCGAGGACGACAATGTAGACATAAGGACGCGATTGCCAGGCGAGAGAAGGCGCTCCTCGTGCGATGCTGACCGGAAGTTCACGGTGGAGGAGGCGGTGGAGGTGCTGGGGGTAGGCTGGTTCCAGTTCCGTCTATGGGCCATCACGGGGCTTTTTTCT ATGGCGGACGCATGCGAGATGATGTTGCTGGCGGTCCTGTCGCCCGAGCTGCGCTGTCAGTGGGGGCTGTCACAGACGCATGTGGCGCTCATCACAACG GTCGTGTTCATAGGGATGGGGACAGCGTCGCCGTTCTGGGGAATACTGGCCGACAGATATGGCCGGCGAAAT AATCTAATGCTGGCGTCGGTTGTCGTTTGGTACTTCGGTCTGCTGACGTCATTCAGTCCTTCCTATTTCTGGCTTCTTCTGCTGCGGGGACTTGTGGGTGCGGGGATGGCTGGCATGCCGCATGGGTACGTGAATGCCTATATGAATCGC GTGTGCTGGGCCACGGGCACGATGTTCGAGATCACCCTATCTGCCATCGTGATCCCGCGGCTTGGCTGGAGGTGGCTCCTCGCCCTGTCCTCTATCCCCTGTCTCGCCATTATCGTCCTCTTCCGG TACCTGCCGATGTCGGCCCGGTACCTGGTGGGCGCTGGACGCAAGGAGGAGGCGTTCAGGATACTGCAGTCCATCGCCAAGATCAACAAAACGCAACTTCCAGAGGGCGAACTGGTTGAGGAAATGCAG GACCAAAGAGGGCACCCGAAGCTCCTGTTTTCCCGCTCTTACCTCCGTACGACGCTACAACTGTGGGTCCTGTGGTTCGGGACTGCCCTCACTTATTATGGAATGGTTCTGGCCAGCGCTGAGATACTTCAACTGCACAACGCCAAGACCGCAG GTGGGCAGACGTGCAAATGCAGTGGACTGAAAACTGACGACTATGTCTCCATGATCTTCAGTACTCTTGGAGAATACATTT CGTTGCCGCTCAACATGCTCCTCATCGACGTCATCGGGCGACGCTACACGGGCGCCGTGAACTTTGTCGGCTGCAGCGTGTTCTTCCTGCTTATCCAGGTGCACGTGTCCCAGGAGATGCTCACGTTCTTCATCTTCATGGTGCGAGGCTTCTCCACTGGCATCTTCAACTTCGTCTATATCTACACGACGGAA GTTTACCCAACATCTATACGAGCGTCTGGCCTAGGTACCTCGTCCACGTGTGCCAGGGTTGGAGCTATGATTACTCCATTTCTTGCCCAG GTGCTCCTGGACGCCTCTCTGTCGGCAGCTGTGTGGGTTTATGCCTGCATATGTTTCGTGTGCGCTGCGGTGGCCGCCTTGTTGCCCATAGAAACCAAGGGAAGAGCCTTGCCG CAAATAGTAACATGA